One genomic window of Nerophis lumbriciformis linkage group LG29, RoL_Nlum_v2.1, whole genome shotgun sequence includes the following:
- the LOC133572115 gene encoding patatin-like phospholipase domain-containing protein 2 isoform X1 gives MDEEWNISMAGCGFRSVYYLGALTCILERAPRLVHGASRICGASSGCLVAAALTVGLPVEHLCVDVLSAAKEARRHHLSVFHPNFSLLRTVRDSLQEKLPQDAHLRASGRLCVSLTRMSNWKNVLVSQFDSREELIQVLICSCFFPFYCGFMPPSYRGELFMDGALSNNMPLFEQRNTITLAPFCSESDICPKDGAFTCVSVHYANLSIQVTTGNVHRICTSFLPPALEELADVFHGGYADALRFLRQGDLLGPSSWQDEGDSLKSAVGLQEDIPLSSKKAMCAGWREAGHVGAGPPWQLRILFCLLTPLVLAAELIFFLIKSLLMTTNNLIGQRRSRRRQQAELQPLEVAPPLPLRRQEGGD, from the exons ATGGACGAGGAGTGGAACATCTCAATGGCCGGCTGTGGCTTCAGGAGCGTCTACTACTTGGGAGCGCTGACTTGCATCTTGGAGCGAGCGCCCCGCTTGGTCCACGGAGCTTCCAGAATCTGCGGCGCGTCGTCCGGATGCCTCGTGGCCGCCGCGTTGACCGTCGGCCTTCCCGTCG AACATctgtgtgtggatgtgttgagCGCGGCCAAGGAGGCCAGGAGACATCACCTGAGCGTCTTCCACCCCAACTTCAGTCTCCTGAGGACGGTGAGGGACTCTCTGCAGGAGAAGCTTCCACAAGACGCCCACCTGAGAGCCTCCGGGAGACTTTGTGTGTCCCTCACCAGGATGTCCAACTGGAAGAACGTCCTGGTGTCTCAGTTTGACAGCAGGGAAGAACTCATCCAG GTGTTGATATGTAGCTGCTTTTTCCCCTTCTACTGTGGCTTCATGCCACCTTCATACCGTGGAGAG CTTTTCATGGACGGCGCCCTGAGCAACAACATGCCACTGTTCGAGCAGCGCAACACCATCACTTTGGCGCCCTTCTGCAGCGAGAGCGACATCTGTCCCAAAGACGGCGCCTTCACCTGCGTGTCCGTGCATTACGCCAACCTCAGCATCCAGGTGACCACGGGCAACGTGCACCGCATCTGCACGTCCTTCCTGCCCCCCGCGCTCGAG GAGCTGGCGGACGTCTTTCACGGCGGCTACGCGGACGCCCTCCGGTTCCTCCGACAAGGAG ATCTGCTCGGACCATCGTCCTGGCAGGACGAGGGGGACAGTCTAAAGTCGGCTGTGGGACTACAGGAGGACATTCCACTCAGCTCCAAGAAAG CCATGTGTGCAGGGTGGAGAGAGGCGGGTCACGTTGGTGCCGGTCCACCTTGGCAACTCAGAATTTTGTTCTGTCTGCTGACTCCACTCGTGTTGGCTGCAGAGTTGATCTTCTTCCTCATCAAAAG CCTGCTGATGACCACCAACAATCTGATTGGGCAGCGGAGATCACGACGACGACAACAAG CTGAACTGCAACCACTTGAGGTAGCCCCTCCCCTTCCGCTACGTCGCCAAGAAGGTGGCGATTAG
- the LOC133572115 gene encoding patatin-like phospholipase domain-containing protein 2 isoform X2 — MDEEWNISMAGCGFRSVYYLGALTCILERAPRLVHGASRICGASSGCLVAAALTVGLPVEHLCVDVLSAAKEARRHHLSVFHPNFSLLRTVRDSLQEKLPQDAHLRASGRLCVSLTRMSNWKNVLVSQFDSREELIQVLICSCFFPFYCGFMPPSYRGELFMDGALSNNMPLFEQRNTITLAPFCSESDICPKDGAFTCVSVHYANLSIQVTTGNVHRICTSFLPPALEELADVFHGGYADALRFLRQGDLLGPSSWQDEGDSLKSAVGLQEDIPLSSKKGWREAGHVGAGPPWQLRILFCLLTPLVLAAELIFFLIKR, encoded by the exons ATGGACGAGGAGTGGAACATCTCAATGGCCGGCTGTGGCTTCAGGAGCGTCTACTACTTGGGAGCGCTGACTTGCATCTTGGAGCGAGCGCCCCGCTTGGTCCACGGAGCTTCCAGAATCTGCGGCGCGTCGTCCGGATGCCTCGTGGCCGCCGCGTTGACCGTCGGCCTTCCCGTCG AACATctgtgtgtggatgtgttgagCGCGGCCAAGGAGGCCAGGAGACATCACCTGAGCGTCTTCCACCCCAACTTCAGTCTCCTGAGGACGGTGAGGGACTCTCTGCAGGAGAAGCTTCCACAAGACGCCCACCTGAGAGCCTCCGGGAGACTTTGTGTGTCCCTCACCAGGATGTCCAACTGGAAGAACGTCCTGGTGTCTCAGTTTGACAGCAGGGAAGAACTCATCCAG GTGTTGATATGTAGCTGCTTTTTCCCCTTCTACTGTGGCTTCATGCCACCTTCATACCGTGGAGAG CTTTTCATGGACGGCGCCCTGAGCAACAACATGCCACTGTTCGAGCAGCGCAACACCATCACTTTGGCGCCCTTCTGCAGCGAGAGCGACATCTGTCCCAAAGACGGCGCCTTCACCTGCGTGTCCGTGCATTACGCCAACCTCAGCATCCAGGTGACCACGGGCAACGTGCACCGCATCTGCACGTCCTTCCTGCCCCCCGCGCTCGAG GAGCTGGCGGACGTCTTTCACGGCGGCTACGCGGACGCCCTCCGGTTCCTCCGACAAGGAG ATCTGCTCGGACCATCGTCCTGGCAGGACGAGGGGGACAGTCTAAAGTCGGCTGTGGGACTACAGGAGGACATTCCACTCAGCTCCAAGAAAG GGTGGAGAGAGGCGGGTCACGTTGGTGCCGGTCCACCTTGGCAACTCAGAATTTTGTTCTGTCTGCTGACTCCACTCGTGTTGGCTGCAGAGTTGATCTTCTTCCTCATCAAAAGGTGA